The following proteins come from a genomic window of Platichthys flesus chromosome 1, fPlaFle2.1, whole genome shotgun sequence:
- the LOC133955868 gene encoding uncharacterized protein LOC133955868, which produces MPMPQAQNSSDLVNMLAEAISANRLPTPEPALFIGDPLKYKDWKLSFETLINRKNIPKNEKLYYLRKYLGGAAKKAVEGFFLLGTEVAYDSAWQLLDKRFGDPFIIGKSYRDKLSAWPKISSKEGFELREFADFLESCQAAMPHVKTLEVLNDCNESQKILLKLPDWLASSWNRKAMEYRQANAEYPPFKVLVNFLSKEADLACDPISSIQALKSVEGEKPKHPRSQTIQAKTLSTNTTESSISECVFCKRKGHVLAKCRKFGEKTVQERNKFVQVEKLCFGCLGSGHISRKCDNKSICERCQKGHPTCLHDDKFKDHQWSMTPKVDTKEIAATATTNRILQDGSSTQTSSIVPVWVSSTKQPNHEVLVYALLDTQSDTTFILDEVAQNLNTTKENVSLKLSTMSTRSAVIACQKLTHLQVRGYDSEKRISLPPLFTREFIPADRSHIPTSETAHKWTHLEQLVDKIPPPLDCEVGLLIGYNCHQALLPREILSGKENQPYGQLTDLGWSIVGCSNQASDHGDSIGTSHKMMVRQVTPDAQPSARLKREVHFVCRTHVKEINPTDIIKALESDFTERTTDGNPISQEDLLFLSKVKEGVKQKENGHYELPLPFKTDKPNLPDNKQCAVHRLMSLERRLRKNEQYCKDYVQFMNDIIERGDAEKVPQSELNDQPAWYIPHHGVYHPHKPGKIRVVFDCSARFQETSLNDHLLTGPDLTNTLVGVLCRFRKGPIAIMCDVERMFHQFHVAKEHQDYLRFLWWDKGNLDTKPSVYRMRVHLFGAASSPGCSNFGLKHLASQGHGKFSEESIKFIQRSFYVDDGLTGVESAAEAIHLVEESRALCRTGNLRLHKFVSNDKEVVEAIPLEERAQTKDQDMALGEPYIERALGVQWCVEADYFQFRVVVKENPLTRRGVLSTVASIYDPLGFVAPFILVGKQILQALCKDKVGWDEDLPEHILPQWEEWLRDLPQLAALKIPRSYLPSNFGKVIRYELHSFSDASFQGYGACSYLRAISELGHISCSLVIGKARVAPVKLTTIPRLELSSAVTSVRNADLIKGELEIEGLQEYYWTDSQVVLGYVNNDAKRFHTFVANRIQRIRSSTSPEQWRHVRSESNPADHASRGLSAVQLKESNWLKGPNFLWQQIPPCEEEKVEVETTDPELRKAYAHAAKTEEANAMANRFTKFSDWNRAVRAIARLKRYVREFKGLQPRTNETTNLEERREAEVFIIKLTQEEAFAGDIQRIRFQKGDIRSKHNKLHRLNAFLDKNNVLRVGGRLSKSALHHDIKHPAILPRKSHVSALLIKHYHERVFHQGRGMTMNELRANGIWVLGCGNVVSSHIYKCVKCRRYRRSTEVQQMADLPQERAEESPPFTYCGLDCFGPFIVKEGRKELKRYGLLFTCLCSRAVHIETLDDLTTDAFMNALRTVMAIRGPVRQIRCDQGTNFMGARRVLSELLKGIDPERQRAFGCEFVLNVPSASHMGGVWERQIRTVRSILMVMLDQAASRLDTTTLRTFLYETMAIINSRPLSVEHLNDPTGPEPLTPNHILTMKSSIILPPPGQFCKEDLYLCKRWRKVQFLANEFWQRWKREYLLNLQQRRKWQKISRNSQIDDIVILQEDGSPRNEWKLAKVVEVYPSADGMVRKLKLLVSDTTFDKGKPLTRSVHLERPIHKVVTLLEASSIT; this is translated from the coding sequence ATGCCCATGCCTCAAGCGCAGAACAGCTCAGACTTGGTCAACATGCTAGCAGAAGCTATAAGTGCCAATCGTCTTCCAACACCAGAGCCTGCATTATTCATTGGAGATCCCTTGAAATACAAGGACTGGAAACTCTCCTTTGAAACATtgataaacaggaaaaacatcCCAAAGAACGAAAAACTGTACTACCTAAGAAAGTACTTGGGTGGTGCTGCGAAGAAAGCTGTTGAAGGATTCTTCCTACTGGGCACTGAAGTAGCATACGACTCAGCCTGGCAACTGTTGGATAAACGTTTTGGAGACCCATTCATTATTGGGAAGTCCTACAGAGACAAGCTAAGTGCATGGCCAAAAATAAGCTCTAAAGAAGGTTTCGAGCTAAGAGAATTTGCAGACTTCCTCGAGAGCTGTCAAGCCGCAATGCCCCATGTCAAGACATTGGAAGTTCTCAATGACTGCAACGAGAGTCAAAAAATTCTCCTTAAATTGCCAGATTGGCTGGCATCCAGTTGGAACCGCAAGGCAATGGAATACAGACAAGCAAATGCTGAGTACCCTCCATTCAAAGTATTGGTAAACTTCCTGTCAAAGGAAGCAGATCTTGCTTGTGATCCCATATCTTCAATACAAGCGCTCAAGAGCGTGGAAGGTGAAAAACCAAAGCATCCAAGAAGCCAAACCATTCAAGCAAAGACACtgtccacaaacacaacagaaagcAGCATCTCAGAATGTGTATTCTGCAAAAGGAAAGGACATGTACTCGCCAAGTGCAGAAAGTTTGGTGAAAAGACAGTTCAAGAGCGTAACAAGTTTGTGCAAGTAGAGAAGCTTTGCTTTGGATGTTTAGGAAGTGGTCATATTTCAAGAAAGTGTGACAACAAGAGCATATGTGAACGGTGTCAGAAAGGACAcccaacatgtttacatgatgacAAATTCAAGGATCATCAATGGTCAATGACTCCAAAGGTGGACACCAAAGAAATAGCTGCAACAGCAACTACTAACAGAATCCTACAAGACGGTTCGAGTACACAGACATCCTCAATTGTACCGGTCTGGGTCTCATCCACAAAACAGCCGAATCATGAAGTCCTTGTCTATGCACTCTTAgacacacagagcgacacaACTTTCATTCTGGATGAAGTTGCCcaaaacctcaacacaaccaaaGAGAATGTAAGTCTGAAGCTATCCACAATGTCTACAAGGTCAGCAGTCATAGCTTGTCAGAAACTAACACATCTACAAGTGAGAGGATATGATTCGGAGAAGAGGATTTCATTGCCACCTCTTTTCACACGAGAGTTCATTCCAGCAGACAGGTCACACATTCCAACTTCTGAAACTGCTCATAAATGGACTCATCTGGAGCAATTGGTAGACAAAATTCCACCACCATTGGATTGCGAAGTTGGCCTCTTGATTGGCTATAACTGTCACCAAGCCCTTCTCCCAAGAGAGATTCTGTCTGGAAAAGAGAATCAGCCATACGGACAGTTAACAGACCTGGGCTGGAGCATTGTTGGCTGCTCCAATCAAGCAAGTGACCACGGTGATTCAATAGGAACCAGTCACAAAATGATGGTACGGCAAGTGACCCCTGATGCACAGCCGTCTGCTAGGCTAAAGAGGGAGGTGCACTTTGTGTGCAGAACACATGTTAAAGAGATCAATCCAACAGACATTATCAAAGCTCTCGAATCTGATTTCACAGAGCGTACCACAGATGGTAATCCAATCTCGCAGGAAGACCTCCTCTTCTTGTCAAAAGTGAAAGAAGGTGTAAAGCAGAAGGAAAATGGTCACTATGAACTCCCACTTCCTTTCAAAACAGACAAGCCCAATCTTCCAGACAACAAACAGTGTGCAGTTCACAGGCTCATGTCATTAGAGCGACGACTAAGGAAAAACGAGCAGTATTGCAAGGATTATGTCCAGTTCATGAACGACATAATCGAACGAGGAGATGCTGAGAAAGTTCCACAGTCCGAACTCAATGACCAACCAGCATGGTATATCCCGCATCACGGTGTCTACCACCCCCACAAACCCGGGAAGATCCGTGTGGTTTTCGACTGTTCTGCACGGTTTCAGGAAACCTCTCTAAATGACCATCTCTTGACTGGACCAGACTTGACTAACACCTTAGTTGGAGTGCTTTGTCGATTCAGAAAGGGTCCAATAGCCATAATGTGTGATGTCGAGAGAATGTTTCACCAATTTCACGTTGCAAAGGAACATCAAGACTACCTCAGATTCCTCTGGTGGGATAAAGGCAATCTTGACACAAAACCCTCAGTGTACAGGATGAGAGTACACCTGTTTGGGGCAGCCTCATCCCCTGGCTGCTCCAACTTTGGCCTCAAACATCTGGCATCGCAGGGTCATGGAAAGTTCAGCGAAGAGTCCATCAAGTTCATACAGAGAAGCTTTTACGTTGACGATGGCTTAACAGGTGTAGAGTCAGCGGCGGAAGCCATACATCTGGTGGAAGAGTCAAGAGCTTTATGCAGAACAGGAAACCTACGGCTGCATAAATTTGTGTCCAATGACAAGGAAGTAGTGGAAGCAATACCACTTGAGGAACGTGCGCAAACCAAGGATCAAGACATGGCTCTTGGAGAACCATATATAGAACGAGCACTCGGAGTTCAGTGGTGCGTCGAAGCGGATTATTTCCAGTTTAGAGTTGTGGTTAAGGAAAATCCACTGACAAGGAGAGGTGTTCTTTCGACTGTTGCCTCCATCTATGATCCATTAGGGTTTGTGGCCCCCTTCATCCTAGTCGGCAAACAGATTCTTCAGGCGCTATGCAAAGACAAAGTAGGCTGGGATGAAGATCTCCCTGAACACATTCTTCCGCAATGGGAGGAATGGCTAAGAGATTTGCCTCAGTTGGCAGCGCTGAAGATTCCAAGGAGCTACCTCCCATCAAACTTCGGGAAGGTCATAAGATATGAGCTTCACAGCTTTTCAGATGCAAGTTTTCAAGGCTATGGTGCATGCTCGTATCTTCGAGCAATAAGTGAACTGGGACACATCAGTTGCTCTCTTGTCATTGGGAAGGCAAGAGTAGCTCCTGTCAAACTAACGACCATTCCAAGACTTGAGTTATCTTCAGCTGTGACATCCGTCCGCAACGCAGACCTCATCAAGGGTGAACTTGAGATTGAAGGCCTGCAAGAGTATTACTGGACTGACTCACAGGTGGTCCTCGGCTACGTGAACAACGACGCCAAGAGGTTCCACACATTTGTAGCCAACAGAATCCAACGCATACGATCCAGCACAAGCCCTGAACAGTGGCGACATGTCAGGTCTGAAAGCAATCCAGCCGACCATGCCTCCAGAGGGTTGAGTGCAGTTCAGCTGAAGGAGTCTAATTGGCTTAAAGGACCCAACTTCCTTTGGCAGCAAATTCCGCCATGTGAAGAAGAGAAAGTAGAAGTAGAAACGACAGACCCAGAGCTTCGCAAAGCCTATGCTCATGCAGCTAAGACAGAGGAGGCGAATGCAATGGCAAACCGCTTCACTAAGTTTTCTGACTGGAACAGAGCTGTGAGAGCCATCGCCAGGCTCAAGAGATATGTCAGAGAATTCAAAGGACTTCAACCAAGAACTAATGAAACAACCAATCtcgaagaaagaagagaagcgGAAGTTTTCATTATCAAGCTGACGCAAGAAGAAGCCTTTGCTGGCGACATTCAAAGAATCAGGTTCCAGAAAGGAGACATTCGGAGCAAGCACAACAAGTTGCACAGGTTGAATGCCTTCCTGGACAAAAACAATGTTCTCAGGGTGGGAGGACGGTTGTCAAAATCAGCCTTACACCACGACATAAAACATCCTGCAATTCTTCCACGAAAATCTCATGTGTCAGCCCTCCTCATCAAACATTATCATGAGCGAGTATTCCATCAAGGAAGAGGCATGACCATGAACGAATTGCGTGCAAATGGAATATGGGTCTTGGGATGTGGGAATGTGGTCTCCTCACACATTTATAAGTGTGTAAAATGTAGGAGATACAGAAGATCTACAGAGGTGCAACAAATGGCAGATCTGCCGCAAGAAAGGGCTGAAGAATCCCCCCCCTTTACTTACTGTGGTCTTGACTGTTTCGGCCCCTTTATCgtaaaggaaggaagaaaggaattAAAACGCTATGGGTTGCTGTTTACCTGCTTATGTTCGAGAGCAGTACACATAGAAACACTCGATGACTTGACAACAGACGCATTCATGAATGCACTTCGAACAGTTATGGCTATCAGAGGACCTGTGCGCCAAATAAGATGTGATCAGGGAACAAACTTCATGGGCGCTAGGAGAGTCCTTTCTGAGTTGCTCAAAGGAATAGATCCTGAACGTCAGCGAGCATTCGGCTGTGAATTTGTGCTGAACGTCCCATCAGCTAGCCACATGGGTGGGGTCTGGGAGCGTCAGATTCGGACAGTCCGAAGCATCTTGATGGTTATGCTTGACCAAGCCGCAAGCAGACTCGACACCACAACTTTGAGAACGTTTCTTTACGAAACGATGGCTATAATCAATAGCAGGCCACTAAGTGTTGAGCATCTTAATGATCCTACTGGTCCGGAGCCCCTCACTCCAAACCACATACTGACCATGAAATCCTCAATCATTCTGCCACCTCCAGGACAGTTTTGCAAGGAAGACCTGTACCTGTGCAAAAGGTGGAGAAAGGTGCAGTTCTTAGCCAATGAGTTTTGGCAAAGATGGAAGCGAGAATACCTGCTGAACCTCCAACAACGACGGAAATGGCAAAAAATATCAAGGAACTCGCAAATAGATGACATTGTGATCCTTCAAGAAGATGGCTCACCAAGGAATGAATGGAAGCTTGCTAAAGTTGTGGAAGTGTATCCCAGTGCAGATGGCATGGTACGGAAACTGAAACTTCTAGTTAGCGACACTACATTTGACAAAGGCAAACCACTCACTAGATCAGTTCATCTTGAGAGGCCTATACACAAGGTAGTCACCTTACTTGAGGCCAGCTCAATCACATAA